One part of the Xylanimonas allomyrinae genome encodes these proteins:
- the pstS gene encoding phosphate ABC transporter substrate-binding protein PstS produces MKLSRISRAGTAVFVGALALALAACGSDDPTGTATGTSDSSETPAAAITGTFAGAGSSAQANAIKAWTAAFQGTNPDVTINYDPSGSGAGREQFIAGGLAWAGSDSALKDEELEASKTFCGAEGAINIPVYISPIAVAYNLPGVKDLNLSAENVAKIFTGAITTWNDPALVADNPDAQLPATNITPVHRSDKSGTTNNFTDWLHANAGDIWTNEKNDVWPLQGGDSAQGTSGVAGVVSQTEGAIAYIDESGVTPDLNIAKIKVGDTFTALTPEGAANVVSSSPLAEGRSANDVSVQIDRTASAEGDYPLLLVSYAIACSHYSDQSTGDFVKAWLGYIVSDAGQQVAAQAAGSAPLAGDVATKAAAAVDSITAG; encoded by the coding sequence GTGAAGCTCAGCCGCATCTCCCGCGCTGGTACGGCCGTTTTCGTCGGCGCGCTCGCGCTGGCCCTCGCTGCCTGTGGCTCGGACGACCCGACCGGCACCGCCACGGGCACCTCCGACTCCAGCGAGACCCCCGCCGCGGCGATCACCGGCACCTTCGCCGGCGCAGGCTCGTCGGCCCAGGCCAACGCGATCAAGGCGTGGACCGCCGCATTCCAGGGCACCAACCCGGACGTCACCATCAACTACGACCCGTCCGGCTCGGGCGCCGGCCGCGAGCAGTTCATCGCCGGCGGGCTCGCCTGGGCGGGCTCGGACTCGGCGCTGAAGGACGAGGAGCTCGAGGCCTCGAAGACCTTCTGCGGCGCCGAGGGCGCCATCAACATCCCGGTGTACATCTCGCCCATCGCGGTGGCGTACAACCTGCCGGGCGTCAAGGACCTCAACCTCTCGGCCGAGAACGTCGCCAAGATCTTCACGGGCGCCATCACCACGTGGAACGACCCGGCGCTCGTCGCGGACAACCCCGACGCGCAGCTGCCCGCCACGAACATCACGCCCGTGCACCGCTCGGACAAGTCGGGCACCACGAACAACTTCACCGACTGGCTGCACGCCAACGCCGGTGACATCTGGACGAACGAGAAGAACGACGTCTGGCCGCTGCAGGGTGGCGACTCGGCCCAGGGCACCTCGGGTGTCGCGGGCGTCGTCTCGCAGACCGAGGGCGCGATCGCGTACATCGACGAGTCGGGCGTGACCCCGGACCTCAACATCGCGAAGATCAAGGTGGGCGACACGTTCACCGCCCTGACCCCTGAGGGTGCCGCCAACGTCGTCTCCTCCTCGCCGCTGGCCGAGGGCCGCAGCGCCAACGACGTCTCGGTGCAGATCGACCGCACGGCCTCGGCCGAGGGCGACTACCCGCTCCTGCTCGTCTCGTACGCGATCGCCTGCTCGCACTACTCCGACCAGAGCACGGGCGACTTCGTGAAGGCGTGGCTCGGCTACATCGTCTCGGACGCGGGCCAGCAGGTCGCGGCCCAGGCCGCGGGCTCGGCTCCGCTCGCCGGCGACGTCGCCACGAAGGCCGCAGCGGCGGTCGACTCGATCACGGCCGGCTGA
- the pstB gene encoding phosphate ABC transporter ATP-binding protein PstB — protein MSQRIDVTDLNIFYGDFLAVEGVSMVVEPKSVTAFIGPSGCGKSTFLRTLNRMHEVIPGARVEGKVELEGVDLYGPDVDPVAVRRNVGMVFQRPNPFPTMSIRDNVLAGVKLNNKRISKSDADALVESSLRGANLWNEVKDRLEKPGSGLSGGQQQRLCIARAIAVKPQVLLMDEPCSALDPISTLAIEDLIQELKSRYTIVIVTHNMQQAARVSDRTAFFNIAGTGKPGRLIEMDETATIFSTPREKATEDYVSGRFG, from the coding sequence ATGTCCCAGCGCATCGACGTGACGGATCTGAACATCTTCTATGGTGATTTTCTTGCCGTGGAGGGTGTGTCCATGGTGGTCGAGCCGAAGTCGGTGACGGCGTTCATCGGCCCGTCGGGGTGTGGTAAGTCGACGTTCTTGCGGACGTTGAACCGGATGCACGAGGTGATTCCTGGTGCTCGGGTGGAGGGGAAGGTCGAGCTGGAGGGGGTCGACCTGTACGGGCCGGACGTGGATCCGGTGGCGGTGCGGCGGAATGTGGGGATGGTGTTCCAGCGGCCGAACCCGTTCCCGACGATGTCGATCCGGGACAACGTGCTGGCGGGGGTGAAGCTGAACAACAAGCGGATCTCGAAGTCGGATGCCGATGCGTTGGTGGAGTCGTCGTTGCGGGGTGCGAACCTGTGGAACGAGGTCAAGGACCGGTTGGAGAAGCCGGGGTCGGGGTTGTCGGGTGGTCAGCAGCAGCGGTTGTGCATCGCGCGGGCGATCGCGGTCAAGCCGCAGGTGTTGTTGATGGACGAGCCGTGCTCGGCGTTGGACCCGATCTCGACGTTGGCGATCGAGGATCTGATCCAGGAGCTGAAGTCGCGGTACACGATCGTGATCGTGACGCACAACATGCAGCAGGCGGCGCGGGTGAGTGACCGGACGGCGTTCTTCAACATCGCCGGGACGGGCAAGCCGGGTCGGTTGATCGAGATGGACGAGACCGCGACCATCTTCTCGACCCCGCGGGAGAAGGCCACCGAGGACTACGTCTCCGGCCGCTTCGGCTGA
- the pstA gene encoding phosphate ABC transporter permease PstA, whose product MSATNAAAGAALSQDQVRDLLSTVDPARRRVNRVMKGLVYGAFAVAMVPLVWLLYTVVVRGVTRFSPYFLTVSMRGVFGGMDAGGVYHAMVGTVTITLIATVISVPVGLFTAIYLVEYGKGPLARVLTFFVDVMTGIPSIVAGLFSFTLFSLFFGPGVRLGIAASVAVSVLMIPVVVRSCEEMLRLVPNELREASLALGVPKWLTIVKVVLRTSIAGITTGVLLAVARVIGETAPILITAGFADSINFNPFEGRMMTLPVFIYTQYRVGLVPCAPGDLTCIPDVNILRAWAAALTLVILVVILNLVGRLVTRLFAPKLR is encoded by the coding sequence ATGAGCGCCACGAACGCCGCGGCCGGCGCCGCGCTCTCGCAGGATCAGGTGCGCGACCTGCTCAGCACCGTCGACCCCGCGCGCCGGCGCGTCAACCGCGTCATGAAGGGCCTGGTCTACGGCGCGTTCGCCGTCGCGATGGTCCCGCTCGTGTGGCTGCTGTACACCGTCGTGGTGCGCGGCGTCACCCGCTTCTCGCCCTACTTCCTGACCGTGTCGATGCGGGGCGTGTTCGGCGGCATGGACGCCGGTGGCGTCTACCACGCGATGGTCGGCACCGTCACGATCACGCTCATCGCGACGGTCATCTCGGTGCCCGTCGGCCTGTTCACCGCGATCTACCTCGTGGAGTACGGCAAGGGGCCGCTCGCGCGCGTGCTGACGTTCTTCGTGGACGTCATGACGGGCATCCCGTCGATCGTCGCCGGCCTGTTCAGCTTCACGCTGTTCTCGCTGTTCTTCGGCCCGGGCGTGCGCCTGGGCATCGCGGCCAGCGTGGCGGTGTCGGTGCTGATGATCCCGGTCGTGGTGCGCTCGTGCGAGGAGATGCTGCGCCTGGTGCCCAACGAGCTGCGCGAGGCGTCGCTCGCGCTCGGGGTGCCGAAGTGGCTGACCATCGTCAAGGTGGTGCTACGGACCTCGATCGCGGGGATCACCACGGGGGTGCTGCTCGCCGTCGCGCGCGTCATCGGCGAGACGGCCCCGATCCTCATCACCGCGGGGTTCGCCGACTCGATCAACTTCAACCCGTTCGAGGGCCGGATGATGACTCTGCCGGTCTTCATCTACACGCAGTACCGCGTGGGCCTGGTGCCGTGCGCGCCGGGTGATCTCACCTGCATCCCCGACGTCAACATCCTGCGGGCGTGGGCGGCGGCTCTGACGTTGGTGATCCTTGTGGTGATTCTGAATCTTGTGGGTCGTTTGGTGACCCGTTTGTTCGCGCCGAAGCTGCGCTGA
- the pstC gene encoding phosphate ABC transporter permease subunit PstC, whose protein sequence is MTTTASPPLARGGTRRRRRGTERGLDRGFRWISTGSGVLLLVVLAAVAVFLVQQAMPALTAGSDELVAQNVLPQGMTSLTQLIVPLVFGTLLAALLALVIATPIAVGIALYISHYAPRRVASAVGYLVDLLAAIPSVVYGLWGGMTLAPIIRVVWNRVAEVLSLLPFWDVRATATGRSVATASVVLAVMILPIITAVSREVFKQTPRLHEEAALALGATEWEVVRTAVLPFGRSGVVSAAMLGLGRALGETMAVLMILSPGILVSFQIFDGGQQQTIAAFIASQFPEAAGLRVNVLIASGLALFVITMLVNMAARWIVSRRKEFSGAN, encoded by the coding sequence GTGACGACCACCGCCAGCCCTCCCCTCGCGAGGGGAGGCACACGCCGGCGCCGCCGCGGGACCGAGCGTGGACTCGACCGCGGGTTCCGCTGGATCTCGACGGGCTCGGGCGTCCTCCTGCTCGTCGTCCTCGCCGCCGTCGCCGTCTTCCTCGTGCAGCAGGCGATGCCGGCCCTGACCGCGGGCTCCGACGAGCTCGTCGCGCAGAACGTGCTGCCGCAGGGCATGACGAGCCTGACGCAGCTCATCGTGCCGCTCGTCTTCGGCACGCTGCTCGCGGCGCTGCTCGCGCTCGTCATCGCGACGCCCATCGCCGTCGGCATCGCGCTGTACATCTCGCACTACGCGCCGCGGCGCGTGGCGTCGGCGGTCGGCTACCTGGTCGACCTGCTCGCCGCGATCCCGTCGGTCGTCTACGGCCTGTGGGGCGGCATGACGCTCGCCCCGATCATCCGCGTCGTGTGGAACCGGGTGGCCGAGGTGCTCAGCCTCCTGCCGTTCTGGGACGTGCGCGCCACCGCGACGGGCCGCTCGGTCGCGACGGCGTCCGTCGTGCTCGCCGTGATGATCTTGCCGATCATCACGGCCGTCTCGCGCGAGGTCTTCAAGCAGACGCCGCGCCTGCACGAGGAGGCGGCGCTCGCGCTGGGCGCGACCGAGTGGGAGGTCGTGCGGACGGCGGTGCTGCCCTTCGGCCGGTCGGGCGTCGTCTCGGCCGCGATGCTGGGCCTGGGCCGCGCGCTCGGCGAGACGATGGCCGTGCTGATGATCCTGTCGCCCGGCATCCTCGTCTCGTTCCAGATCTTCGACGGCGGGCAGCAGCAGACGATCGCCGCGTTCATCGCGAGCCAGTTCCCCGAGGCGGCAGGCCTGCGGGTCAACGTCCTCATCGCATCGGGTCTGGCGCTGTTCGTCATCACGATGCTGGTCAACATGGCGGCGCGCTGGATCGTCTCGCGCCGCAAGGAATTCTCGGGGGCGAACTGA
- a CDS encoding phosphate ABC transporter substrate-binding protein PstS yields the protein MKPSRISRAGVAVLAGALALTLTACGSDDPIGRSPNAAVRATAGEVGVVDGPAVSGTFAGAGASSIEAAMDAWRAQFQGMHPGATVNYDPVGSGGGRRQFLAGGAVFAGSDNVLSAAEIEQSRTVCGPDGAIDLPIYVSPIAVAFNLPGIETLNLSPEVMARIFTGDLRRWDDPALVADNPGVDLPDLAVTPVHRSDDSGTTANFVDYLAAVAPDVWTWDVSGVWPLTGGDSAQGTSGVVNAVQQTVGAITYADASRVGDLGTAAVLVGGQWVGFSAEGAAAAVDASPRLAGRHEHDMAIALDRATDVAGAYPLLLVSYAVVCLQYETEADAQFVRSFMGFVVSDAGQRIAAQIAGSAPISADLADGIRGSLAAITHRAG from the coding sequence GTGAAGCCCAGCCGCATCTCCCGTGCCGGCGTCGCCGTCCTGGCCGGCGCGCTCGCACTGACCCTCACCGCCTGCGGCTCCGACGACCCGATCGGCCGGTCGCCGAACGCGGCCGTGCGGGCGACCGCGGGTGAGGTCGGCGTCGTGGACGGGCCCGCCGTCTCGGGCACGTTCGCCGGGGCGGGAGCCTCCTCGATCGAGGCGGCCATGGACGCCTGGCGCGCCCAGTTCCAGGGCATGCACCCGGGCGCGACGGTCAACTACGACCCCGTCGGGTCGGGCGGTGGGCGGCGCCAGTTCCTCGCGGGGGGCGCCGTCTTCGCCGGGTCCGACAACGTTCTCTCGGCGGCCGAGATCGAGCAGTCGCGCACGGTGTGCGGCCCCGACGGGGCCATCGACCTGCCGATCTACGTCTCGCCCATCGCCGTCGCCTTCAACCTGCCGGGCATCGAGACGCTCAACCTGTCGCCCGAGGTGATGGCGCGCATCTTCACGGGAGACCTGCGGCGGTGGGACGACCCCGCGCTCGTCGCCGACAACCCCGGCGTCGACCTGCCCGACCTGGCGGTCACGCCCGTGCACCGCTCGGACGACTCGGGGACGACGGCGAACTTCGTCGACTACCTCGCCGCCGTCGCGCCCGACGTGTGGACCTGGGACGTGTCGGGCGTGTGGCCGCTGACCGGCGGCGACTCCGCCCAGGGCACCTCCGGCGTCGTCAACGCCGTCCAGCAGACGGTCGGCGCCATCACCTACGCGGACGCCTCGCGCGTGGGCGACCTCGGCACGGCCGCCGTCCTCGTCGGCGGTCAGTGGGTCGGGTTCTCGGCCGAGGGCGCGGCGGCCGCCGTCGACGCCTCCCCGCGGCTCGCCGGCCGGCACGAGCACGACATGGCGATCGCCCTGGACCGCGCGACCGACGTCGCGGGGGCCTACCCGCTGCTGCTCGTCTCGTACGCCGTCGTCTGCCTCCAGTACGAGACCGAGGCGGACGCGCAGTTCGTCCGCTCCTTCATGGGATTCGTCGTGTCGGACGCCGGGCAGCGCATCGCGGCCCAGATCGCCGGCTCGGCACCCATCTCCGCCGACCTCGCCGACGGCATCCGCGGGTCCCTCGCGGCCATCACCCACCGTGCCGGCTGA
- a CDS encoding response regulator transcription factor — MTRILVVEDEESYRDPLTYQLTREGFDVVEAASGTEALERFDAEGADMVLLDLMLPGLSGTEVCRRLRLRSDVPVIMLTAKDSEIDKVVGLEIGADDYMTKPYSFRELLARMRAVMRRRSPVPAEPGGHALLDDADDDGVLDVGPVRMDVDRHTVTVDGTRVALPLKEFDLLELLLRNAGRVLTRGQLIDRVWGADYVGDTKTLDVHVKRIRAKIEPDPGNPRYLLTVRGLGYKLADGEG; from the coding sequence GTGACGCGCATCCTCGTGGTCGAGGACGAGGAGTCCTACCGCGACCCGCTGACCTACCAGCTCACCCGTGAGGGCTTCGACGTGGTCGAGGCGGCGAGCGGCACCGAGGCGCTCGAACGGTTCGACGCCGAGGGCGCCGACATGGTGCTGCTCGACCTCATGCTGCCCGGGCTGTCGGGCACCGAGGTGTGCCGCCGGCTGCGCCTGCGCTCGGACGTGCCCGTCATCATGCTCACGGCCAAGGACAGCGAGATCGACAAGGTCGTGGGCCTGGAGATCGGGGCCGACGACTACATGACCAAGCCGTACTCGTTCCGCGAGCTGCTGGCCCGCATGCGCGCGGTCATGCGCCGCCGCTCCCCGGTGCCGGCCGAGCCCGGCGGGCACGCGCTGCTCGACGACGCCGACGACGACGGCGTGCTCGACGTCGGGCCGGTGCGCATGGACGTCGACCGGCACACGGTGACGGTCGACGGCACGCGTGTCGCGCTGCCGCTCAAGGAGTTCGACCTGCTCGAGCTGCTGCTGCGCAACGCCGGGCGCGTGCTGACCCGCGGGCAGCTGATCGACCGCGTGTGGGGCGCGGACTACGTGGGCGACACCAAGACGCTCGACGTCCACGTCAAGCGCATCCGCGCCAAGATCGAGCCCGATCCGGGAAACCCGCGCTACCTGCTGACGGTGCGCGGCCTGGGGTACAAGCTCGCCGACGGCGAGGGGTGA
- a CDS encoding sensor histidine kinase has protein sequence MDGTIPGLPAVLAGLLGLIVGVVATIAFYLSDREQRRVPEGREPDLDDGLVRVLSVLRSAAVVLDADDDVLRASPPAYALGIVRNDALVHPAVRDLVAQVRRDGVIREHELELQRGPIGSGMVLLQVRVAPLGVDRMLVLADDRTEARRVEAIRRDFVVNVSHELKTPVGAIALLAETVADAADDPVAVRRFTERMQREAQRLSALVHEIIELSRLQASGALSDVRTVDVSDVVDEAVDRARTTAQGKNIVITVGGGKDALVYGDHNLLVTAVRNLLDNAVSYSGPNTRVGVGVSERDGLVEIAVVDQGVGIAQDEQDRVFERFYRVDPARSRDTGGTGLGLSIVKHVAADHGGDVQMWSEPGKGSTFTLRIPAADVPAAHPVTVDPDQPSATSQTTPKEVDA, from the coding sequence GTGGACGGAACCATCCCCGGGCTGCCGGCGGTCCTCGCGGGGCTCCTGGGCCTGATCGTGGGCGTCGTGGCCACGATCGCCTTCTACCTCTCCGACCGGGAGCAGCGCCGGGTCCCCGAGGGGCGCGAGCCAGACCTCGACGACGGTCTGGTGCGCGTCCTGTCGGTGCTGCGCTCGGCTGCCGTCGTGCTCGACGCGGACGACGACGTGCTGCGCGCCTCGCCGCCCGCGTATGCGCTGGGCATCGTCCGCAACGACGCCCTGGTCCACCCGGCGGTGCGCGACCTGGTCGCTCAGGTGCGCCGCGACGGCGTGATCCGCGAGCACGAGCTCGAGCTGCAGCGCGGGCCCATCGGGTCCGGGATGGTCCTGCTCCAGGTGCGGGTGGCTCCGCTCGGCGTCGACCGCATGCTGGTGCTCGCCGACGACCGCACCGAGGCACGCCGGGTCGAGGCGATCCGCCGCGACTTCGTCGTCAACGTGTCGCACGAGCTCAAGACCCCCGTCGGAGCGATCGCGCTGCTCGCGGAGACCGTGGCCGACGCCGCGGACGACCCCGTCGCGGTGCGCCGCTTCACCGAGCGCATGCAGCGCGAGGCACAGCGCCTGTCGGCGCTGGTCCACGAGATCATCGAGCTCTCGCGCCTCCAGGCGTCGGGGGCGCTGTCCGACGTCCGCACGGTCGACGTGTCCGACGTCGTCGACGAGGCCGTCGACCGCGCGCGGACGACGGCGCAGGGCAAGAACATCGTCATCACCGTCGGCGGTGGCAAGGACGCGCTCGTCTACGGTGACCACAACCTGCTCGTGACGGCGGTGCGCAACCTGCTCGACAACGCGGTGTCCTACTCGGGCCCGAACACGCGCGTGGGCGTGGGCGTCTCGGAGCGCGACGGGCTCGTCGAGATCGCCGTCGTCGACCAGGGCGTCGGCATCGCGCAGGACGAGCAGGACCGCGTGTTCGAGCGGTTCTACCGTGTGGACCCGGCGCGCTCGCGCGACACGGGCGGCACGGGGCTGGGACTGTCCATCGTCAAGCACGTCGCGGCCGACCACGGCGGCGACGTGCAGATGTGGTCGGAACCCGGCAAAGGCTCGACCTTCACGCTGCGCATCCCCGCGGCGGACGTCCCGGCAGCCCACCCGGTCACGGTGGACCCGGACCAGCCATCTGCGACCTCGCAGACGACACCCAAGGAGGTGGATGCGTGA
- the phoU gene encoding phosphate signaling complex protein PhoU gives MREIFDAELRQIGDDLVQMSKLVESAVTRAGKALLEADLQVAQEVIAADHEIDARQRELDERCVHLLAQQAPVATDLRIVVSALRMSATLERMGDLARHVAEVARGRYPAHAIRHTAEPTFASMAAAASEVAREVTTLLGTRDLGLANEIEKNDDVLDLLHQQTFATLLAPEWDGTTQEAVDITLVGRYLERFGDHATSIARRIVFLVTGDVDEGATHA, from the coding sequence ATGCGAGAGATCTTCGATGCCGAGCTGCGGCAGATCGGCGACGACCTGGTCCAGATGAGCAAGCTGGTCGAGTCCGCCGTGACGCGCGCCGGCAAGGCGCTGCTCGAGGCAGACCTTCAGGTCGCCCAGGAGGTCATCGCGGCCGACCACGAGATCGACGCGCGCCAGCGTGAGCTCGACGAGCGCTGCGTGCACCTGCTCGCACAGCAGGCGCCCGTCGCGACCGACCTGCGCATCGTCGTCAGCGCGCTGCGCATGAGCGCCACGCTCGAGCGCATGGGCGACCTCGCCCGGCACGTCGCCGAGGTCGCGCGCGGGCGCTACCCGGCGCACGCCATCCGGCATACGGCCGAACCGACGTTCGCCTCGATGGCGGCGGCCGCGAGCGAGGTCGCCCGCGAGGTCACCACGCTGCTGGGCACGCGCGACCTCGGCCTCGCGAACGAGATCGAGAAGAACGACGACGTGCTCGACCTCCTGCACCAGCAGACGTTCGCGACGCTGCTGGCCCCCGAGTGGGACGGCACCACGCAGGAGGCCGTCGACATCACGCTCGTGGGGCGCTACCTGGAGCGTTTCGGCGACCACGCGACGTCGATCGCCCGCCGCATCGTGTTCCTCGTGACCGGCGACGTCGACGAGGGCGCGACGCACGCCTGA
- a CDS encoding phosphoglyceromutase, translated as MTYTLVLLRHGESEWNAKNLFTGWVDVALSEKGRGEAARGGELLKDAGVSPDVVHTSLLRRAIMTANLALDTADRHWIPVKRSWRLNERHYGALQGKDKKQIRDEYGEEQFMLWRRSYDVPPPDIELGSEWSQDADVRYAGEPIPRAEALKQVLVRALPYWEGEIVPDLQAGKTVLVAAHGNSLRAIIKHLDDVDDATIAGLNVPTGIPLLYELDEQTLKPTNPGGTYLDPEAAKAAIAAVANQGK; from the coding sequence GCGAGAGCGAGTGGAACGCCAAGAACCTCTTCACCGGCTGGGTTGACGTGGCCCTGTCCGAGAAGGGCCGTGGGGAGGCCGCCCGCGGCGGCGAGCTCCTCAAGGATGCGGGTGTCTCGCCCGACGTCGTCCACACCTCGCTGCTGCGCCGCGCCATCATGACCGCGAACCTGGCGCTCGACACCGCCGACCGCCACTGGATCCCCGTCAAGCGTTCGTGGCGCCTCAACGAGCGCCACTACGGCGCCCTCCAGGGCAAGGACAAGAAGCAGATCCGTGACGAGTACGGCGAGGAGCAGTTCATGCTCTGGCGCCGCTCCTACGACGTCCCGCCGCCGGACATCGAGCTCGGCTCCGAGTGGTCGCAGGACGCGGACGTCCGCTACGCCGGCGAGCCGATCCCGCGCGCCGAGGCGCTCAAGCAGGTGCTCGTGCGCGCGCTGCCGTACTGGGAGGGCGAGATCGTCCCCGACCTCCAGGCCGGCAAGACGGTGCTCGTCGCCGCGCACGGCAACTCGCTGCGCGCAATCATCAAGCACCTCGACGACGTCGACGACGCGACGATCGCGGGCCTGAACGTCCCCACGGGCATCCCGCTGCTCTACGAGCTCGACGAGCAGACGCTCAAGCCCACCAACCCGGGCGGCACCTACCTCGACCCGGAGGCGGCCAAGGCCGCCATCGCCGCGGTGGCCAACCAGGGCAAGTGA